In Flavobacterium gelatinilyticum, a genomic segment contains:
- the map gene encoding type I methionyl aminopeptidase produces MIIQKTREEIELMRESALIVSKTLGMIASEIKEGVTTLYLDKLAEEFIRDHGAVPSFLGLYGFPNSLCMSPNSQVVHGIPNNTPLQSGDVISVDCGAFKNGYHGDHAYSFEIGEVAPEVKKLLQVTKESLYVGIREFKAGNRVEDVGNAIQKYTEAHGYGVVRELVGHGVGQKMHEEPEMPNYGKRGRGKLFVEGMVVAIEPMINLGTKNIKQHKDGWTITTADGKASAHFEHDVALVDGKPELLSTFQYIYKALGIESNEEDEFRKVPLVL; encoded by the coding sequence ATGATTATCCAAAAAACCAGAGAAGAAATCGAATTAATGCGCGAAAGTGCTTTGATCGTATCAAAAACACTAGGAATGATTGCTTCTGAAATTAAAGAAGGAGTTACTACATTATATCTAGATAAATTAGCCGAAGAATTCATTCGCGATCACGGTGCAGTTCCCAGCTTTTTAGGATTGTACGGTTTCCCGAATTCGCTTTGTATGAGCCCGAATTCGCAGGTTGTTCACGGAATTCCAAACAATACGCCTTTACAAAGCGGTGATGTAATATCTGTAGACTGTGGTGCTTTTAAAAACGGCTATCACGGAGATCACGCGTACAGTTTCGAAATTGGAGAAGTTGCTCCTGAAGTTAAAAAACTTCTGCAGGTGACTAAGGAATCTCTTTACGTTGGAATTAGAGAGTTTAAAGCGGGAAACCGCGTTGAAGATGTTGGAAACGCAATCCAAAAATATACTGAAGCTCACGGTTATGGAGTAGTCCGCGAATTGGTTGGGCACGGTGTTGGGCAAAAAATGCACGAAGAACCGGAAATGCCAAACTACGGAAAACGCGGCCGGGGAAAACTTTTTGTTGAAGGAATGGTTGTAGCAATTGAGCCAATGATTAACCTTGGAACAAAAAATATCAAACAGCATAAAGACGGCTGGACAATTACAACTGCCGATGGAAAAGCAAGTGCGCATTTCGAACATGATGTAGCTCTTGTCGATGGCAAACCTGAATTATTATCGACTTTTCAATACATCTATAAAGCTTTAGGAATCGAAAGCAATGAAGAAGATGAATTCCGAAAAGTGCCGTTGGTTCTATAA
- a CDS encoding class I SAM-dependent methyltransferase yields the protein MKKLFKLVLNTIPRPLLIRLSYVARPILAFSLKGDKFTDPIDGKSFRSFLPYGYGKQRNNVLSPSTLSLERHRLLWLYLNDQTDFFTAPKKVLHFAPEQAFYKRFRKQKNLDYTTTDLFSPLADVKADICNLPFKDNEYDVILCNHVLEHIPDDTKAMQELFRVLKPGGMAVLQIPQDLSREVTFADDSITDQKERARIFGQYDHVRIYGRDYFDKLRSIGFIVIEEDYTNKIAPELVEKYCLAKGEIIPLCFKQEN from the coding sequence GTGAAAAAATTATTTAAACTTGTACTTAATACAATACCGCGTCCATTATTAATTCGTTTGAGTTATGTGGCTCGTCCTATTTTAGCCTTTTCATTAAAAGGAGATAAATTTACAGATCCTATTGATGGAAAAAGCTTTAGATCGTTTTTACCTTACGGATACGGAAAACAACGTAACAATGTACTTTCACCAAGTACACTTTCGTTAGAAAGACACCGTTTGCTTTGGCTGTATTTAAACGATCAGACTGATTTTTTCACAGCACCCAAAAAAGTATTGCATTTTGCTCCGGAACAAGCTTTTTACAAAAGATTCCGCAAGCAGAAAAACCTTGATTATACGACAACTGATTTGTTTTCGCCATTGGCCGATGTAAAAGCAGATATCTGCAATTTACCTTTCAAGGACAACGAATACGACGTTATTTTATGCAATCACGTTTTAGAACATATTCCGGATGATACGAAAGCCATGCAGGAATTATTCCGTGTTTTAAAACCGGGCGGTATGGCTGTTTTACAAATTCCGCAGGATTTATCACGTGAAGTTACATTTGCTGATGATTCGATTACAGACCAAAAAGAACGTGCGAGAATCTTTGGCCAGTACGATCACGTTCGTATTTACGGACGCGATTATTTTGATAAATTAAGAAGCATCGGTTTTATTGTAATCGAAGAGGATTACACCAATAAAATTGCACCTGAACTGGTTGAAAAATACTGTTTGGCAAAAGGCGAAATTATTCCGCTTTGCTTTAAACAGGAAAACTAA
- a CDS encoding DEAD/DEAH box helicase — protein MQPTNSFQFCFDISFEKNLNVFIPTAYIVENTKEIKYLNKKASNDVLESFGIVFENLDSNTKRILTACESLKPEFIFKKFSAKIKSAKTIADLYKDSKIDFAIRQHLKLNLSSFYDIIVKDQFPLSINMGIEKDFYRSRVSIDPLDFEPQIQFDKHEEGITYTLSLKENETSFLPMENHVEILLDEPGWLIVNKKLGQLKELNSKKLTPFLKKKSIEIPSKLVDNYFKNFIPEIAKKIDIEATGFEVELRDTIVSCTIQPVFDFFKNCYYLNLYFDYNGYVFDANKTKKTHSFVDFSVANEPKIIQFKRNTAENLYTEKLYETGLIKIKNELFGLDSEEENADPYTNIQLIIDNKEKLEKLGFTIQNLKLESKEIITGSHTISASKETKEDWFDIKIIITIGNYTINFSEIIPNIKSKERLFMLTDGNYFLIPLEWFSKYSSLAKLANTENGALLLRKSNFTALDGIAEIDSDIITKAEYIASDLLKATLRPYQIDGVKWLLGHFNSNLGACLADDMGLGKTLQTLAVLVSVQEQLGFTTKTTNFDLFSNETTTEREPLKALIVLPSSLVFNWFNEAGKFTPHFSKVQYVGNDRKSVVSRLETSDLIFTSYSIIHRDISILEKYNFRYLILDESQYIKNKNSKIFKAINKISTGHKIALSGTPIENSLDDLWSQMQFINPDILGSYAFFMENFKNPIEKKQNEDVLAELKNLVQPYILRRTKEQVLKDLPELTEQIYYCDMDPEQEKLYEQEKSKARNFLLKTDGSSPDKISIINTLMKLRQLSNHPKMVDMESEIDSGKFIAVTNYLENLVKAKQKVIIFSSFVTNLNFYTDWCKENKIAFCEITGETPSAKREQQVKLFQENENPLLFFISLKAGGVGLNITKASYVLFLDPWWNPFAEKQGVGRAHRIGQLNKVNVIRFISKNTVEEKIIKLQENKKLLSDSLLEESYINDEIEANLEYILNS, from the coding sequence TTGCAACCTACAAATTCATTTCAGTTCTGCTTTGACATCAGTTTCGAAAAAAATCTGAATGTCTTCATCCCAACAGCCTATATTGTTGAGAACACCAAAGAAATTAAATATTTAAACAAAAAAGCCAGTAACGATGTACTGGAAAGCTTTGGAATCGTTTTTGAAAATTTAGATTCCAATACCAAAAGAATACTGACTGCCTGCGAATCCTTAAAGCCCGAATTTATCTTCAAAAAATTCAGTGCTAAAATCAAATCGGCTAAAACTATTGCAGATTTGTACAAAGATTCAAAGATTGATTTTGCCATTCGCCAGCATTTAAAACTCAATTTAAGTTCCTTTTACGACATAATAGTTAAAGATCAGTTTCCATTATCTATTAATATGGGAATTGAAAAAGATTTTTACCGCTCCAGAGTAAGTATCGATCCTCTTGATTTTGAACCTCAGATTCAGTTTGACAAACATGAAGAAGGTATTACTTATACCCTTTCGTTAAAAGAAAACGAAACTTCATTTCTGCCCATGGAAAATCATGTTGAAATTCTTCTGGACGAACCTGGCTGGCTGATTGTCAACAAAAAATTAGGACAGTTGAAAGAACTGAATTCTAAAAAACTGACTCCTTTTTTAAAAAAGAAATCAATCGAAATACCTTCTAAATTAGTTGATAATTATTTTAAAAATTTCATTCCCGAAATAGCTAAAAAAATCGACATTGAAGCTACAGGTTTTGAAGTCGAACTTCGTGATACTATTGTTTCCTGCACGATTCAGCCCGTTTTTGATTTCTTTAAAAACTGCTATTACCTCAACCTGTATTTTGATTATAACGGTTATGTATTTGATGCCAATAAAACTAAAAAAACACATTCATTTGTTGATTTCAGCGTTGCCAATGAACCTAAAATAATTCAGTTTAAACGAAATACTGCAGAAAATTTATATACCGAAAAACTATACGAAACTGGCTTAATAAAAATCAAAAATGAGTTATTCGGATTAGATTCAGAAGAAGAAAACGCAGATCCTTATACCAACATTCAATTAATTATTGATAACAAAGAAAAACTGGAAAAACTCGGTTTTACTATTCAAAATTTAAAACTCGAAAGCAAAGAAATCATAACCGGAAGCCATACTATTTCGGCTTCAAAAGAAACCAAAGAAGACTGGTTTGATATTAAAATCATCATTACGATTGGCAATTACACCATTAATTTCAGCGAAATTATTCCAAATATCAAAAGTAAAGAAAGACTCTTTATGCTCACGGACGGGAATTATTTTTTAATTCCGCTGGAATGGTTCAGCAAATACAGTTCTCTGGCAAAACTGGCTAATACCGAAAACGGAGCGCTTCTTTTACGAAAAAGTAATTTTACTGCTCTGGACGGAATTGCCGAAATAGACAGCGATATTATCACAAAAGCCGAATATATTGCTTCGGATTTACTGAAAGCGACTTTAAGACCGTATCAGATTGATGGGGTAAAATGGCTTTTGGGGCATTTCAATTCTAATTTAGGTGCGTGTCTGGCCGATGATATGGGTCTTGGAAAAACACTGCAGACTCTGGCTGTTCTGGTTTCGGTACAGGAACAATTGGGCTTTACAACCAAAACTACCAATTTTGATTTATTTTCTAACGAAACCACAACCGAAAGAGAACCATTAAAAGCGTTGATTGTTCTGCCGTCGTCATTGGTTTTTAACTGGTTTAACGAGGCCGGAAAATTTACACCTCACTTCTCGAAAGTGCAATATGTAGGCAATGACAGAAAATCTGTAGTGAGCCGGTTAGAAACATCTGATTTAATTTTTACAAGTTACAGCATCATCCATCGAGATATATCGATTCTTGAAAAATACAATTTCCGTTATTTGATTCTGGACGAAAGCCAGTACATCAAAAACAAAAATTCTAAGATTTTCAAAGCAATAAACAAAATCAGTACAGGACATAAAATTGCTTTAAGCGGTACGCCAATCGAAAATTCGCTTGACGATTTGTGGTCGCAGATGCAGTTTATAAATCCGGATATTTTAGGAAGTTATGCTTTTTTTATGGAAAATTTTAAAAATCCAATTGAGAAAAAGCAGAACGAGGATGTTTTAGCTGAATTAAAAAATCTGGTGCAGCCTTATATTTTAAGAAGAACTAAAGAGCAGGTTTTAAAAGATTTACCGGAATTAACAGAACAGATTTATTATTGCGATATGGATCCTGAGCAGGAAAAATTATATGAGCAGGAAAAATCTAAAGCGCGTAACTTCCTGCTTAAAACAGATGGTTCAAGCCCGGATAAAATCAGCATTATCAATACTTTGATGAAACTAAGACAACTGAGCAACCATCCTAAAATGGTCGATATGGAGTCTGAAATTGATTCAGGGAAATTTATTGCAGTTACCAATTATCTTGAAAACTTAGTAAAAGCAAAACAAAAAGTAATCATTTTCAGTTCGTTTGTTACCAATTTGAATTTCTACACAGATTGGTGCAAAGAAAATAAAATAGCATTCTGCGAAATTACCGGAGAAACTCCTTCGGCAAAAAGAGAACAACAGGTAAAACTGTTTCAGGAAAATGAAAACCCGTTGTTGTTTTTTATTTCACTTAAAGCCGGTGGTGTTGGGTTAAATATTACCAAAGCATCTTATGTTTTATTCCTTGACCCGTGGTGGAATCCTTTTGCTGAAAAGCAGGGCGTGGGACGAGCGCATAGAATTGGGCAGTTGAATAAAGTAAACGTAATTCGATTTATTTCGAAAAATACGGTAGAAGAAAAGATCATCAAACTGCAGGAAAATAAAAAACTGTTATCGGATTCGCTTTTGGAAGAAAGTTATATTAACGACGAAATCGAAGCTAATTTAGAGTACATTTTAAATTCTTAA
- a CDS encoding DUF5103 domain-containing protein gives MPKFLYTSFIFLFVFTFAKAQEKEIDPPYNIKTVTFIQNGSNAVPIFELGSTIDFQFDDLFGSEANYYFELVHCDYNWKPSDIPKTDYIRGFDGQRITEYSNSFNTLQVYSHYRLSFPNQFTTQIRLSGNYMLKILNEDKEVVFSRKFILYESRCTVAAQVKRSRNLSNIEQKQNLDFAISSNDITFQTPTQNVKVLLLQNGNFNTAIKNIVPQYTIGNQLVYKYDGETQFWGGNEFLYFENKDIRAANNNVGRVGANNDIYNAYLYTNAARGNQIYTNYQDINGNFVVKNINGSDNSIEADYAWVYFTLSAPAFRLNKDIYITGMFNNYSLSPEYKMDYNSEKGVYEKAVMIKQGFTNFQYTIADKKGNIDNENAVDGNFYQTENEYTILVYYRESVDRYQRVIGKGNANSLNIVN, from the coding sequence ATGCCGAAATTTTTATATACAAGCTTTATTTTTCTTTTTGTTTTCACTTTTGCAAAAGCCCAGGAAAAAGAAATAGATCCCCCTTATAATATCAAAACCGTCACTTTTATTCAAAATGGCAGTAACGCCGTTCCAATATTTGAATTGGGATCTACGATTGATTTTCAATTTGATGATTTGTTTGGCAGCGAAGCCAATTATTACTTTGAACTCGTACACTGCGATTACAACTGGAAACCAAGTGATATCCCTAAAACCGATTATATCCGTGGTTTTGACGGCCAGAGAATAACAGAATATTCGAATTCGTTTAATACGCTTCAGGTATATTCGCATTACAGACTTTCGTTTCCCAATCAGTTTACAACTCAGATTCGTTTGTCCGGAAATTATATGCTGAAAATTCTAAATGAAGACAAAGAGGTTGTTTTTTCGAGAAAGTTTATTTTATATGAAAGCCGCTGCACTGTTGCTGCTCAGGTAAAAAGAAGCCGTAATTTAAGCAACATAGAACAGAAACAGAATTTAGATTTTGCAATTTCATCCAATGACATTACGTTTCAGACGCCTACACAGAATGTAAAAGTACTTTTACTGCAAAACGGAAACTTTAATACTGCCATAAAAAACATTGTTCCGCAATATACAATCGGGAATCAGCTGGTGTATAAATACGATGGGGAAACACAATTTTGGGGCGGCAATGAGTTTTTATATTTTGAAAACAAAGACATTCGTGCAGCCAATAACAATGTAGGCCGTGTAGGGGCTAATAATGATATTTATAATGCTTATTTGTACACGAATGCCGCGAGAGGAAATCAAATTTACACCAATTATCAGGATATAAACGGAAATTTTGTTGTAAAAAACATTAATGGTTCAGACAACAGTATCGAAGCCGATTATGCGTGGGTATATTTCACGTTATCAGCTCCGGCTTTCAGGCTAAACAAAGACATTTACATTACCGGAATGTTCAATAATTACAGTTTATCACCAGAATACAAAATGGATTATAATTCTGAAAAAGGTGTTTACGAAAAAGCTGTAATGATTAAACAGGGTTTCACTAATTTTCAATATACGATTGCTGATAAAAAAGGAAATATTGATAATGAAAATGCAGTCGACGGCAATTTCTATCAGACAGAAAACGAGTACACTATCCTGGTTTATTACAGAGAAAGTGTCGATCGTTACCAAAGAGTGATAGGAAAAGGAAATGCAAACTCCTTAAATATCGTTAATTAA
- the apaG gene encoding Co2+/Mg2+ efflux protein ApaG — translation MVSQITRGIKISVLTSFEGTYFKNYKIHFAFSYVVTIENHSKDSVQLTSRHWEIYDSLNDLDVVDGEGVIGKKPVLKPGENHTYSSGCLLSSPYGAMKGHFNMINFTTTKTFKVIVPTFRMCAPFALN, via the coding sequence ATGGTTTCTCAAATTACAAGAGGCATAAAAATATCGGTTTTAACTAGTTTTGAAGGGACTTACTTCAAGAACTACAAGATTCACTTTGCGTTTAGTTATGTCGTTACAATCGAAAATCACAGTAAAGATTCTGTACAATTAACTTCGCGCCACTGGGAAATTTACGACTCCTTAAACGACTTAGATGTTGTTGACGGTGAAGGTGTTATTGGTAAAAAACCCGTTTTAAAACCAGGTGAAAACCACACATACAGTTCTGGTTGTTTATTATCATCTCCTTATGGTGCCATGAAAGGTCATTTTAATATGATCAATTTCACAACGACCAAAACATTCAAAGTGATTGTTCCTACTTTTAGAATGTGTGCTCCATTTGCCCTGAACTAA
- the pdeM gene encoding ligase-associated DNA damage response endonuclease PdeM — MKITIHNQNFVLHPCGASFWEEKKILLISDLHLGKIAHFRKHGMAIPEKAVQENFTRLNNVLHLFDAETIIFLGDLFHSKINNEWDFFADWTKTVTQQLILVEGNHDIISKKYYADLNIEIHTEIILDDFLLTHHPSKRENFFNLCGHIHPGIKLKGMGKQFLSLSCFFRKPDQLIFPAFGEFTGNFYLIPEENDKVYVLAKDEVIEIKR, encoded by the coding sequence ATGAAAATTACAATCCATAATCAAAATTTTGTTTTACATCCGTGCGGTGCGTCATTTTGGGAAGAAAAGAAAATTCTATTAATCTCTGACCTGCACCTGGGGAAAATAGCGCATTTTAGAAAACACGGAATGGCAATTCCCGAAAAAGCGGTACAAGAAAACTTTACCAGATTAAATAATGTTTTGCATTTGTTTGATGCAGAAACGATTATTTTTCTGGGGGATTTATTTCACAGTAAAATCAATAACGAGTGGGATTTTTTTGCAGACTGGACTAAAACCGTTACACAGCAGCTTATCCTGGTAGAAGGCAATCACGACATCATTTCTAAAAAATATTATGCCGATTTGAATATTGAAATTCATACTGAAATTATACTTGATGATTTTCTGCTGACGCATCATCCGTCAAAAAGAGAGAACTTTTTTAATTTATGCGGACACATTCACCCCGGCATTAAACTGAAAGGAATGGGGAAACAATTTTTGAGTTTGTCTTGTTTTTTTAGAAAACCGGATCAGTTAATTTTTCCGGCATTTGGCGAATTCACAGGCAATTTTTATCTGATTCCTGAAGAAAACGACAAAGTATATGTGCTTGCAAAAGATGAGGTAATCGAAATAAAACGCTGA